The Aureimonas mangrovi genome includes a region encoding these proteins:
- a CDS encoding ATP-binding cassette domain-containing protein, producing the protein MAPPPLLRLDGVRLTFGGTPLLSSVELNVLPGERIALVGRNGSGKSTVLKIAAGLAEADGGEVFRQPQATIRYLAQEPDFGDAPTVEAYVASGLGPADDAWRVQRMIDGLGLRADARPADLSGGEARRAALARVLAPEPDIVLLDEPTNHLDLPTIEWLEEELRSSKSAFVIISHDRRFLERTTQATVWLDRGATKRLNEGFGSFEGWRDKVLEEEERDLQKLDRKIVREEHWLRYGVTARRTRNERRLAALHQLRSDRKNARRAVGQVEMQAGETRESGKLVVEAEAISKAYDERVLIRDFSTRIQRGDRVGFVGPNGAGKTTLLNILIGEGQPDSGRVRLGTNLDLAFLDQKRAALRDDLSVSDALTDGRGDQVMVNGEARHVAGYLKDFLFQAEQIRTPVGNLSGGERARLLLAKVLATPANVLVLDEPTNDLDMETLDLLQELIAGYPGTVLLVSHDRDFLDRTVTSVISPEADGIWLEYAGGYSDMAAQKRGAAREERKVEKERSKSSGNATPAAERKAAPATKLSFKQKFALENLPKEIATLEADIAKAESEMADPALFTKNPDRFARLAAEIEKKRERLAGAEDEWLELEMLKAEMDA; encoded by the coding sequence ATGGCTCCTCCCCCGCTTCTGCGCCTCGACGGCGTGCGCCTCACCTTCGGCGGCACGCCCCTTCTCTCCTCGGTCGAACTCAACGTTCTGCCCGGTGAGCGGATCGCGCTTGTCGGCCGCAACGGCTCGGGCAAGTCGACCGTCCTGAAGATTGCCGCGGGGCTCGCGGAGGCGGACGGCGGAGAGGTCTTCCGTCAACCGCAGGCGACGATCCGCTATCTCGCGCAGGAGCCGGACTTCGGCGATGCGCCGACCGTGGAGGCCTATGTCGCGAGCGGCCTTGGACCCGCCGACGACGCCTGGCGTGTTCAGCGCATGATCGACGGGCTCGGCCTTCGCGCGGATGCGCGGCCCGCAGATCTTTCCGGCGGAGAAGCCCGGCGCGCCGCGCTCGCCCGCGTGCTCGCGCCCGAGCCCGACATCGTGCTCCTCGACGAGCCCACCAACCATCTCGACCTGCCGACGATCGAATGGCTGGAGGAGGAGCTGCGCTCCTCCAAGAGCGCCTTCGTGATCATCAGCCACGATCGGCGCTTCCTGGAACGCACCACGCAGGCGACAGTCTGGCTCGACCGTGGCGCGACCAAGCGCCTGAACGAGGGCTTCGGGTCCTTCGAAGGCTGGCGCGACAAGGTGCTGGAGGAAGAGGAACGCGACCTCCAGAAGCTCGACCGCAAGATCGTGCGCGAAGAGCACTGGCTGCGCTACGGCGTCACCGCCCGGCGCACGCGCAACGAGCGGCGCCTCGCGGCCCTTCACCAGCTGCGCTCCGACCGCAAGAACGCCCGCCGCGCCGTCGGGCAGGTCGAGATGCAGGCCGGCGAGACGCGCGAGAGCGGCAAGCTCGTGGTCGAGGCGGAAGCCATCTCGAAGGCCTATGACGAGCGCGTTCTGATCCGCGACTTTTCCACCCGCATCCAGCGTGGCGACCGCGTCGGCTTCGTCGGTCCAAACGGCGCCGGCAAGACGACGCTTCTGAATATCCTCATCGGCGAGGGGCAGCCCGATTCGGGTCGTGTGCGCCTCGGCACCAATCTCGACCTCGCCTTCCTCGACCAGAAGCGCGCCGCGCTTCGCGACGACCTTTCGGTCTCGGACGCGCTGACGGACGGGCGCGGCGACCAGGTGATGGTCAACGGCGAGGCGCGCCACGTCGCGGGCTACCTGAAGGACTTCCTCTTCCAGGCCGAGCAGATCCGCACGCCCGTCGGCAATCTTTCAGGTGGCGAACGCGCGCGTCTGCTTCTCGCCAAGGTGCTGGCGACACCCGCCAATGTGCTCGTCCTCGACGAGCCGACCAACGATCTCGACATGGAGACGCTCGACCTTCTGCAGGAGCTGATCGCGGGCTATCCCGGCACCGTTCTCCTGGTCAGCCACGACCGGGACTTCCTTGATCGCACGGTGACGAGCGTCATCTCGCCGGAAGCGGACGGCATCTGGCTCGAGTATGCCGGCGGCTATTCCGACATGGCCGCGCAGAAGCGAGGGGCGGCCAGGGAAGAGCGCAAGGTGGAGAAGGAGAGGTCGAAGTCTTCCGGCAACGCCACACCGGCCGCCGAGCGCAAGGCCGCGCCGGCGACCAAGCTCTCCTTCAAGCAGAAGTTCGCGCTCGAGAACCTGCCGAAGGAAATCGCCACCCTGGAGGCAGACATCGCCAAGGCCGAAAGCGAAATGGCAGACCCGGCACTTTTCACCAAGAACCCGGATCGCTTCGCCAGGCTCGCTGCCGAGATCGAGAAGAAGCGCGAACGCCTCGCGGGTGCCGAAGACGAGTGGCTGGAACTGGAGATGCTGAAGGCCGAGATGGACGCCTGA
- a CDS encoding polyhydroxyalkanoic acid system family protein has protein sequence MAETVKVDIPHKLTREEARARIEKGFDRIRSDATGGMVKFEDTWTGDHLDFRAKVMMQSVTGRLDILDDHVHVEIDLPAFLATLAEKLTGKIRKEGQILLEKK, from the coding sequence ATGGCCGAGACCGTGAAGGTCGACATCCCGCACAAGCTCACCCGCGAGGAGGCGCGTGCCCGTATCGAGAAGGGGTTCGACCGTATCCGCTCGGACGCCACGGGCGGCATGGTCAAGTTCGAGGACACATGGACGGGCGACCATCTGGACTTCCGTGCCAAGGTGATGATGCAGTCTGTGACGGGCCGTCTCGACATCCTCGACGACCACGTCCATGTCGAGATCGACCTGCCGGCGTTTCTGGCCACGCTCGCCGAGAAGCTCACCGGCAAGATCCGCAAGGAAGGCCAGATTCTCCTGGAGAAGAAGTAG
- a CDS encoding DEAD/DEAH box helicase: protein MSISDFKSLGLADALISALDRMEITTPTPIQAQAIPAVLKDRDVLGIAQTGTGKTAAFSLPIIDALLKAGGRPKPGSAKVLVLAPTRELAAQIAENVKGFTAGTPIRHMVVFGGVSVRPQIETARKGVDIVIATPGRLLDLVDQKALTLVDIRHLVLDEADRMLDMGFVRDIMRIVKLLPTNRQSLLFSATMPQNIASLAAKILKDPVRVEVTPEVVTVEKIDQSVFMVPQKAKKHWLIKMLPGFDKTVIFTRTKHGANRLSEDLGKAGIEALAIHGNKSQGARQKALSQFHAGELRVLVATDIVARGIHVDDITHVVNFDLPEEAESYVHRIGRTARAGKTGVAMTLCDPSERSKLRQVEKLTGLSFKPEATEFMDAATLAALPAESRSERSPRGRGGPAPKRGGGAAKAPRGAKPGERRGQAADGGKPKPASGERNGRPGGGRRRRRGGGGGAGGERAYA, encoded by the coding sequence TTGTCCATTTCCGATTTCAAGTCGCTCGGCCTTGCCGACGCGCTCATCTCCGCGCTCGACCGCATGGAGATCACGACGCCGACGCCGATCCAGGCGCAGGCCATTCCCGCCGTCCTGAAGGACCGTGACGTCCTCGGCATCGCCCAGACCGGCACCGGCAAGACCGCGGCCTTCTCGCTGCCGATCATCGACGCGCTCCTCAAGGCCGGCGGTCGTCCCAAGCCGGGCTCCGCCAAGGTCCTCGTCCTGGCGCCGACGCGAGAGCTCGCCGCGCAGATCGCAGAGAACGTCAAGGGCTTCACCGCCGGCACGCCGATCCGCCACATGGTGGTGTTCGGCGGCGTCTCCGTGCGCCCGCAGATCGAGACCGCCCGCAAGGGCGTCGACATCGTCATCGCAACGCCCGGCCGCCTGCTCGACCTCGTCGACCAGAAGGCTCTGACGCTTGTGGACATCCGCCATCTCGTTCTCGACGAGGCGGACCGCATGCTCGACATGGGCTTCGTGCGCGACATCATGCGCATCGTGAAGCTCCTGCCGACCAATCGCCAGTCGCTCCTGTTCTCGGCCACCATGCCGCAGAACATCGCCTCGCTCGCCGCCAAGATCCTCAAGGATCCGGTGCGCGTCGAGGTCACGCCCGAGGTCGTCACCGTCGAGAAGATCGACCAGAGCGTCTTCATGGTGCCGCAGAAGGCCAAGAAGCACTGGCTCATCAAGATGCTGCCGGGCTTTGACAAGACGGTGATCTTCACCCGTACCAAGCACGGCGCGAACCGGCTTTCCGAAGATCTCGGCAAGGCGGGCATCGAGGCGCTGGCGATCCACGGCAACAAGAGCCAGGGCGCACGCCAAAAGGCGCTCTCGCAGTTCCATGCGGGCGAGCTGCGCGTGCTGGTCGCCACGGACATTGTGGCGCGCGGCATCCATGTCGACGACATCACCCATGTGGTGAACTTCGACCTGCCCGAAGAGGCGGAGAGCTACGTCCATCGCATCGGCCGCACGGCGCGCGCCGGCAAGACGGGCGTCGCGATGACGCTGTGCGATCCGTCCGAGCGCTCCAAGCTGCGCCAGGTCGAGAAGCTGACGGGCCTCTCCTTCAAGCCGGAGGCGACCGAGTTCATGGACGCGGCGACGCTGGCGGCCCTGCCCGCCGAGTCGCGCTCCGAGCGCAGCCCGCGCGGCCGCGGCGGCCCGGCTCCCAAGCGAGGCGGCGGCGCAGCCAAGGCTCCGCGCGGCGCCAAGCCCGGCGAGCGACGCGGTCAGGCGGCCGATGGCGGCAAGCCGAAGCCCGCGAGCGGCGAACGCAACGGGCGCCCGGGCGGCGGTCGCCGCAGGCGTCGCGGTGGCGGTGGCGGCGCCGGCGGCGAGCGCGCCTACGCCTGA
- a CDS encoding flagellar protein FlgN, with protein sequence MVLTQAINRLEAVLAGEMNALRSGARFNLGETSNRKNQSLLELTRIARGLDTASVSGELRTRLSTLRERLDDNRRLLQLHMEATDEVAGLISRSMAEAESDGTYGSSVRGVTAGG encoded by the coding sequence ATGGTTCTCACACAGGCCATCAACCGCCTCGAGGCGGTGCTCGCGGGCGAGATGAACGCCCTTCGCTCGGGCGCCCGCTTCAATCTCGGTGAGACCAGCAACCGCAAGAACCAGAGCCTTCTGGAGCTGACGCGCATTGCGCGCGGCCTCGACACGGCTTCCGTCAGCGGCGAGCTGCGCACGCGCCTCTCGACCCTGCGCGAGCGCCTCGACGACAACCGCCGGCTCCTGCAGCTTCACATGGAGGCCACAGACGAGGTCGCCGGCCTCATCTCTCGGTCGATGGCCGAGGCTGAATCCGACGGCACCTACGGCTCCTCCGTGCGCGGCGTGACGGCCGGCGGATGA
- a CDS encoding M48 family metallopeptidase: protein MQIDAIDPRAQSVHVERWPSEMPLFVTIFIVSVLLWIAVIVGTLGIGLIYVVIIGFFLFLAQAWFIAHVRGNAVRLGPDQFPELYSRVVEFASRAGLKRTPDAYLMQADGALNAFATKFFRRQMVVLYADLIDACGEDTKARDMIIGHEIGHLRSNHLEWNLVTAPGRFIPFLGSAYSRACEYTCDRWGTALCGDRQSAQRGLIALASGGSHRAKVNVEAFVRQQQDLDTGWMTLARWLGTYPPLAARVDAISDADSTIYRARKGPLRAWGIMLAFVLVPIAIVALIATIFATFVGTNDSMLRELGIEPGIEGAAQLPGFPDDLSSSGGGEASRDAVSRVDLPAATAIPQIDDPTLAGYAQSCSEGDMQACDDLYSQTPVDSPEETYGNDCGGRFPGNTLMCVDRVID from the coding sequence ATGCAGATCGACGCCATCGATCCGAGAGCGCAGTCCGTCCACGTCGAACGCTGGCCGAGCGAGATGCCGCTCTTCGTGACGATCTTCATCGTCTCGGTGCTGCTGTGGATCGCCGTGATCGTCGGAACGCTCGGCATCGGCCTGATCTACGTCGTGATCATCGGCTTCTTCCTGTTTCTCGCGCAGGCCTGGTTCATCGCGCATGTGCGGGGCAACGCGGTGCGGCTGGGCCCGGATCAATTTCCCGAGCTCTATTCCCGCGTCGTCGAGTTCGCCTCGCGCGCCGGCCTGAAGCGAACGCCCGACGCTTATCTCATGCAGGCGGACGGAGCCCTGAACGCCTTCGCCACCAAGTTCTTCCGGCGCCAGATGGTCGTCCTCTATGCCGATCTGATCGATGCGTGCGGTGAGGACACCAAGGCGCGCGACATGATCATCGGTCACGAGATCGGGCATCTTCGCTCGAACCATCTGGAATGGAACCTCGTCACCGCGCCGGGGCGGTTCATCCCGTTCCTCGGCTCGGCCTATTCGCGAGCTTGCGAATACACCTGCGACCGTTGGGGCACCGCGCTGTGTGGCGATCGCCAGAGCGCTCAGCGCGGCCTCATCGCCCTCGCCTCCGGCGGCAGTCATCGCGCGAAGGTCAATGTGGAGGCCTTCGTGCGCCAGCAGCAGGACCTCGACACCGGCTGGATGACGCTGGCGCGCTGGCTCGGCACCTATCCGCCGCTCGCCGCGCGGGTGGATGCGATCTCCGATGCCGACAGCACCATCTACCGGGCGCGGAAAGGCCCCTTGCGGGCCTGGGGCATCATGCTCGCCTTCGTCCTCGTTCCGATCGCGATCGTGGCCTTGATCGCCACTATCTTCGCGACCTTCGTCGGCACCAACGATTCCATGCTGCGCGAACTTGGCATCGAGCCGGGCATCGAAGGCGCAGCGCAGCTGCCGGGCTTCCCGGACGATCTTTCGTCATCCGGCGGCGGTGAAGCTTCGCGGGACGCCGTCTCGCGCGTGGACCTGCCGGCGGCGACCGCGATCCCCCAGATCGACGATCCGACGCTCGCCGGCTATGCGCAGAGCTGTTCGGAGGGCGACATGCAGGCGTGCGACGATCTCTATTCGCAGACGCCCGTAGACTCACCCGAGGAAACCTACGGCAATGATTGCGGCGGGCGCTTTCCCGGCAACACGCTGATGTGCGTGGACCGCGTCATCGACTGA
- a CDS encoding rod-binding protein, translated as MTIIQPLAVAGTASATVLSEPAAKVSSGDGAMFSAALDKAAATLPVSSAPLHTRAKDPLQEFEGFVLRSFVEEMLPKENTEFFGAGMAGDVWRSMMAEKIGEEIAAAGGIGIADMLAQSPTLAGRAAEVAAAEDDRLKAAGAAKI; from the coding sequence ATGACGATCATCCAGCCTCTCGCCGTCGCCGGAACTGCTTCCGCCACCGTGCTGTCCGAGCCGGCGGCCAAGGTCTCGTCAGGCGATGGAGCGATGTTCTCCGCAGCGCTCGACAAGGCGGCGGCCACGCTTCCGGTCTCTTCGGCGCCGCTCCACACCCGCGCGAAGGATCCCTTGCAGGAGTTCGAGGGCTTCGTGCTTCGCTCCTTCGTGGAAGAGATGCTGCCGAAGGAGAACACCGAGTTCTTCGGCGCGGGCATGGCCGGCGACGTCTGGCGCTCGATGATGGCCGAGAAGATCGGCGAGGAGATCGCGGCGGCCGGCGGCATCGGCATCGCCGACATGCTGGCGCAATCGCCGACCCTAGCGGGACGCGCGGCCGAGGTGGCCGCGGCCGAGGATGACCGGCTGAAGGCGGCCGGCGCGGCCAAGATCTAG
- a CDS encoding DUF1217 domain-containing protein, translating into MISTLTSYRLYAEDMTRSLARVSAQASVEREARYYQENIGQVRTVDDLMDDYRLYSYALKAYGLEDQIGSRALIRQVLESDLSDTSSFANRLTDQRYRQLAGAFDFAAAASEPALQSQAQTDRLVEAYSEHLVRGGAIAGDKVATFEARIGGIKDVDALLRDPVMFEMTAKIVGVDPAIVSRDYLRGLILNTGEGAQPSGGAAFLRDAFSFQPDGKVAPGSAAQTDAQRAAFANRYFVAVGQSTSPQATAFSARHFEAQAKTVTSAADLLADPTVLRVLQTAFGLDPSRDTAAVLTNVLARDTGDGAHAIDALPERTDTEKARKEKLRALNAAFAFDTQGNAPAGAAASAASLARIADAFQQATPRTGDAEIALRTNAFRVQLTRMDSINDLLGNDPVYRRQAFDFILKAFDLDPATESSSKIRRVLQSDPSDPNSYVRRLNDERYENLAAAFNFDAEGKVRAERLAQPVRSQQETASLYARSFGEDQSEYTRGKVREETVAYLEGVGAVKSLDDLLENDAVLDFALRAYGLADEKLRPADIRKLLTSDLSDEDSFARSFGDTRYTDFAAAFAFTPDGRIAASGGSAQSGASFLTTQNLYLVQTLEQEVGATNEGARLALYFLRKSPDITGAFSILSDRALFEVVRTALGLPQSMSQLDIDRQAAILETRMDFDQLKDPRGLDRFISRFSALYDINNPAMQASSPALALLGGGGAGSAAPGILGLF; encoded by the coding sequence ATGATCTCGACGCTGACCAGCTACCGCCTCTATGCCGAGGACATGACGCGCAGCCTAGCGCGCGTCTCGGCACAGGCGAGCGTGGAGCGCGAGGCGCGCTATTATCAGGAGAATATCGGCCAGGTCCGCACGGTCGACGACCTGATGGACGACTACCGCCTCTATTCCTACGCGCTGAAGGCCTACGGGTTGGAGGACCAGATCGGCTCGCGCGCGCTGATCCGGCAGGTGCTGGAGAGCGATCTCTCGGACACGTCGAGCTTCGCCAACCGTCTGACCGACCAGCGCTACCGCCAGCTCGCCGGCGCCTTCGACTTCGCGGCGGCCGCGTCCGAGCCGGCGCTCCAGAGCCAGGCGCAGACCGACCGGCTCGTGGAGGCCTATTCCGAACATCTGGTGCGCGGCGGGGCGATCGCCGGCGACAAGGTCGCGACCTTCGAGGCACGGATCGGCGGTATCAAGGACGTCGATGCGCTCCTGCGCGACCCCGTGATGTTCGAGATGACGGCCAAGATCGTCGGCGTCGATCCGGCCATCGTCTCACGCGATTATCTGCGCGGCCTGATCCTGAACACGGGGGAGGGCGCGCAGCCGAGCGGCGGTGCGGCGTTCCTTCGCGATGCCTTCTCCTTCCAGCCGGACGGGAAGGTGGCGCCGGGAAGCGCCGCCCAGACTGACGCGCAGCGTGCGGCCTTTGCGAATCGCTATTTCGTCGCTGTCGGCCAATCCACCAGCCCACAGGCGACAGCCTTTTCAGCCCGGCACTTCGAAGCGCAGGCAAAAACCGTCACCAGCGCAGCCGATCTTCTCGCAGACCCCACCGTGCTGCGCGTCCTGCAGACGGCCTTCGGGCTCGATCCTTCGCGCGATACCGCCGCGGTCCTGACAAACGTGCTCGCCCGCGACACGGGCGACGGTGCCCACGCGATCGACGCATTGCCCGAGCGAACGGACACCGAGAAGGCGCGCAAGGAGAAGCTGCGCGCTTTGAACGCGGCCTTCGCCTTCGACACGCAGGGCAACGCTCCGGCGGGCGCCGCCGCGAGCGCCGCTTCGCTCGCGCGCATCGCTGACGCGTTCCAGCAGGCGACACCACGCACTGGCGATGCTGAGATCGCGTTGCGCACGAACGCCTTCCGCGTGCAGCTCACGCGCATGGATTCCATCAACGATCTCCTCGGCAACGATCCGGTCTACCGCCGCCAGGCTTTCGACTTCATCCTCAAGGCCTTCGATCTCGACCCCGCGACCGAGAGCAGCTCGAAGATCCGCCGCGTGCTCCAGAGCGATCCGTCCGATCCGAACTCCTACGTCCGGCGCCTGAACGACGAGCGCTACGAGAATCTCGCCGCCGCCTTCAATTTCGACGCCGAGGGCAAGGTGCGCGCCGAGCGCCTCGCCCAGCCGGTGCGCTCTCAGCAGGAGACAGCCTCGCTCTACGCCCGTTCGTTCGGCGAAGACCAGAGCGAGTACACGCGCGGAAAGGTGCGCGAGGAGACAGTGGCCTATCTGGAGGGCGTCGGCGCGGTGAAGTCGCTCGACGATCTTCTGGAGAACGATGCGGTGCTGGACTTCGCGCTGCGCGCCTACGGCCTCGCAGACGAAAAGCTGCGCCCGGCCGACATCCGCAAGCTCCTGACGAGCGATCTTTCGGACGAGGACAGCTTCGCGCGATCCTTCGGCGACACGCGCTACACGGACTTTGCGGCCGCCTTCGCCTTCACGCCGGACGGACGCATCGCGGCGTCGGGAGGCAGCGCGCAAAGCGGCGCCAGCTTCCTGACGACGCAGAACCTCTACCTCGTGCAGACATTGGAGCAGGAGGTCGGTGCAACGAACGAGGGTGCGCGGCTCGCGCTCTACTTCCTGCGCAAGTCTCCCGACATCACCGGCGCCTTCTCGATCCTCTCCGACAGGGCGCTCTTCGAAGTCGTGCGCACCGCACTCGGGCTGCCCCAATCCATGTCGCAGCTCGACATCGACCGGCAGGCGGCAATCCTCGAGACTCGAATGGATTTCGACCAGCTCAAGGACCCGCGCGGTCTCGACCGGTTCATCTCGCGCTTCTCCGCGCTCTACGACATCAACAACCCGGCGATGCAGGCGAGCTCGCCGGCGCTGGCGCTGCTCGGCGGCGGCGGCGCTGGTTCGGCGGCCCCCGGTATTCTCGGTCTGTTCTAG
- a CDS encoding efflux RND transporter permease subunit yields MTAGGEPTPAAQDGVTKFTSLFIRRPVFTIVLNLLIVVAGLAAFGAVEIRELPNVDRPVITVTTTFESASPEAVDRQITGEIESAVARVPGIVSMSSSSRFGQSRVTIEFSDSTDLNVAASDVQNAVASISNRLPDDVDDPRIVKADADADAIMRLAVLSPTMKIEDLTTLVDDRIADRLAAVEGVADVAMYGERERQIYVDLRPAELATRGLTLADVAQALGNASLDAPAGALESANQNLIVRADANVSDPDEFGAIILNGSTRLRDIASVRFGPDEAASQLRVNGQTGIGLGVIRQAGSSTIEISEGVRAAAAELNQSLTDGTRIIVTSDEATFIEGSIHEVEIALILAFTAVAAVIYLFLLSFRATIIPTLTMPIAIIGVLAAIYLAGFSLNIITLLALVLATGLVVDDAIIVLENIVRRRDMGMSPQAAAVIGTREVFFAVIATTATLAAVFVPISFLPGVAGGLFREFGFVLAMAVAISSIIALTLCPMVASRMIGARKETGNASAPARAVRRFGGWLARLYALLLRQALNFPLAVVVAATIFAGAAAVVFQTIPNQLTPLEDRGSVLMSISAPQSASLDYTDAQMRRIEEMVLPYVESGEATSIFARVGTGTGNSAFMVMTLADWAERERSQQEIAAELNEAFMDVPGVRARAIQPNSLGIRGGGRGLQFAVVGPNYQVLTDAAETLRDAMAEDGRWGRVQLNDESTQPQLSVKIDRTRASDLGIDINGLAAAMQALLDGREIGSTFVDDRSVPIQLVSTSDPVNDPGDLRNISVRTEDGRFVPMSSVVTIAEEAIAPSLSRENQTRAVSLSADLSDGYSIQQGWNDVQAFAREHLDSSLRLEPLAEAATLEETSSGLALVFGFAIVIVFLVLAAQFESFVSALIIIAVVPFGVACAVFALAFFGESINLYSQIGLVLLVGIMAKNGILIVEFANQLRDEGASVREAVEKASLIRLRPVMMTMIATVVGGVPLIVATGAGAEARVSLGYVIVGGLGLATLATLFITPVAYLLLACFAKPSADKAAQLQRELALAERLGRFGQAH; encoded by the coding sequence GTGACGGCGGGGGGCGAGCCGACGCCGGCCGCGCAGGACGGGGTGACCAAGTTCACCTCGCTGTTCATCCGGCGTCCGGTCTTCACCATCGTCCTCAATCTCCTGATCGTGGTCGCCGGGCTTGCGGCCTTCGGTGCGGTCGAGATCCGCGAACTGCCGAACGTCGACCGGCCGGTGATCACTGTCACGACAACGTTCGAAAGCGCTTCACCCGAAGCGGTGGACCGGCAGATCACAGGCGAAATCGAGAGCGCGGTGGCGCGCGTTCCCGGCATCGTCTCGATGTCTTCCTCCTCGCGCTTCGGACAAAGCCGCGTGACGATCGAGTTCTCCGACTCGACCGACCTGAACGTCGCGGCGAGCGACGTGCAGAACGCAGTCGCCTCCATCTCGAACCGCCTGCCGGACGACGTCGACGATCCGCGGATCGTCAAGGCGGATGCAGATGCCGACGCGATCATGCGTCTCGCCGTCCTCTCGCCGACGATGAAGATCGAGGATCTGACGACGCTTGTCGATGACCGGATCGCCGATCGGCTGGCCGCCGTGGAGGGCGTTGCGGACGTTGCGATGTACGGCGAGCGCGAGCGCCAGATCTATGTCGACCTGCGGCCCGCTGAACTCGCAACGCGCGGCCTGACGCTGGCGGACGTCGCGCAGGCCCTCGGCAACGCCTCTCTCGACGCGCCCGCCGGCGCGCTGGAATCGGCGAACCAGAACCTCATCGTGCGCGCCGACGCCAATGTTTCCGATCCGGACGAATTCGGCGCCATCATCCTGAACGGCTCGACGCGGCTGCGCGACATAGCCAGCGTGCGCTTCGGCCCGGACGAGGCCGCCTCGCAGCTTCGCGTCAACGGCCAGACCGGCATCGGGCTCGGCGTTATCCGGCAGGCGGGTTCGTCCACCATCGAAATCTCGGAAGGCGTGCGCGCTGCAGCAGCAGAGCTCAACCAGTCGCTCACCGACGGCACGCGCATCATCGTGACGAGCGACGAGGCGACCTTCATCGAAGGCTCGATCCACGAGGTCGAGATCGCGCTGATTCTCGCCTTCACTGCCGTCGCGGCGGTGATCTACCTCTTCCTCCTGTCCTTCCGCGCCACGATCATCCCGACGCTGACCATGCCGATCGCGATCATCGGCGTCCTCGCGGCGATCTATCTCGCCGGCTTCTCCCTCAACATCATCACGCTTCTCGCCCTGGTTCTGGCGACGGGGCTCGTCGTCGACGACGCGATCATCGTCCTCGAGAACATCGTGCGCCGGCGGGACATGGGCATGAGCCCGCAGGCGGCAGCCGTGATCGGCACGCGCGAGGTGTTCTTCGCCGTGATCGCCACGACCGCCACGCTCGCGGCGGTCTTCGTGCCGATCTCCTTCCTGCCCGGCGTGGCCGGCGGTCTCTTCCGCGAGTTCGGCTTCGTGCTGGCCATGGCGGTGGCGATCTCGTCGATCATCGCGCTGACCCTGTGCCCGATGGTGGCCTCGCGCATGATCGGCGCGCGCAAGGAGACCGGCAACGCGAGTGCTCCCGCGCGCGCCGTCCGGCGCTTCGGCGGCTGGCTCGCCCGGCTCTATGCCCTTCTCCTGCGCCAGGCTTTGAACTTTCCGCTCGCGGTCGTCGTGGCCGCGACCATCTTCGCAGGCGCGGCCGCGGTCGTCTTCCAGACGATCCCCAACCAGCTGACGCCGCTTGAGGATCGCGGTTCGGTGCTAATGAGCATTTCCGCGCCTCAGAGCGCGAGCCTCGACTACACCGATGCCCAGATGCGCCGGATCGAGGAGATGGTCCTGCCTTATGTCGAAAGCGGCGAGGCGACGAGCATCTTCGCGCGCGTCGGCACCGGCACCGGCAACTCCGCCTTCATGGTGATGACGCTTGCCGACTGGGCGGAGCGCGAACGCTCCCAGCAGGAAATCGCGGCGGAGCTGAACGAGGCGTTCATGGACGTGCCGGGCGTGCGCGCCCGCGCGATCCAGCCGAACTCGCTCGGCATCCGCGGCGGCGGGCGCGGGCTTCAGTTCGCCGTCGTTGGCCCGAACTACCAGGTGCTGACCGACGCCGCCGAGACGCTGCGCGACGCCATGGCCGAGGATGGGCGGTGGGGCCGCGTGCAACTCAACGACGAGAGCACCCAGCCGCAGCTCTCCGTCAAGATTGACCGCACCCGCGCCTCAGATCTCGGCATCGACATTAACGGCCTTGCGGCCGCGATGCAGGCGCTGCTCGACGGCCGCGAGATCGGCAGCACCTTCGTCGATGACCGCTCCGTGCCGATCCAGCTCGTCTCAACGAGCGACCCGGTCAACGACCCCGGCGATCTTCGCAACATCTCGGTGCGTACCGAGGACGGACGCTTCGTGCCGATGTCCTCCGTCGTGACGATCGCCGAAGAGGCCATCGCGCCCTCGCTCTCGCGCGAGAACCAGACGCGCGCTGTCTCGCTATCGGCGGACCTCTCGGACGGCTACTCCATCCAGCAGGGCTGGAATGACGTGCAGGCCTTCGCACGCGAGCACCTCGATTCTTCGCTGAGGCTCGAGCCGCTGGCTGAGGCGGCTACGCTGGAGGAGACGTCGAGTGGCCTCGCCCTCGTCTTCGGCTTCGCCATCGTCATCGTCTTTCTCGTGCTGGCGGCCCAGTTCGAAAGCTTCGTCTCGGCCCTGATCATCATCGCCGTGGTGCCGTTCGGCGTCGCCTGCGCGGTCTTCGCCCTCGCCTTCTTCGGCGAGAGCATTAATCTCTACTCCCAGATCGGGCTGGTGCTGCTCGTCGGCATCATGGCCAAGAACGGCATCCTGATCGTGGAGTTCGCCAACCAGCTGCGCGACGAGGGCGCGAGCGTGCGCGAAGCCGTCGAGAAGGCCTCGCTCATCCGCCTGCGCCCAGTGATGATGACGATGATCGCTACCGTCGTCGGCGGTGTTCCGCTTATCGTCGCGACGGGAGCGGGAGCCGAGGCGCGTGTCTCGCTCGGCTACGTCATCGTGGGCGGACTCGGCCTCGCCACGCTCGCCACGCTCTTCATCACGCCGGTCGCCTATCTCCTCCTCGCCTGCTTCGCCAAGCCGAGCGCCGATAAGGCGGCGCAGCTCCAACGAGAGCTCGCCCTGGCTGAACGCCTCGGCCGCTTCGGCCAGGCGCACTGA